A window from Candidatus Omnitrophota bacterium encodes these proteins:
- a CDS encoding PIN domain nuclease: protein MNLLLARLLFILGSMAIGYQTVVINGSGLIGLIVGALVALAMIAAEAGLRKVSVSGLSSAVFGLILGLIMAKLVGDAFSIAPIDPVVLSRIRVGLTLVFCYLGMVMALRGKDEFNVIIPYVRLRRQDQAQDVVLLDTSVIIDGRIVDLCKTRFLGGKIIIPKFVLRELQQIADSTDPIKRQRGRRGLEILNVIQNEPGMDITIHEQDFTETTEVDAKLVLLAKLLEAKILTVDFNLNRVASIQGIKVLNINELANALKPVVFPGEEMRIKLIKEGKEHNQAVGYLDDGTMVVVEDARKLLGQEVKVVVTSVLQTQAGRMIFTKTEK, encoded by the coding sequence ATGAATTTATTATTAGCGCGGCTTTTGTTTATTTTAGGCAGTATGGCGATTGGTTATCAGACGGTGGTAATTAATGGTTCCGGCTTAATCGGTTTGATAGTTGGCGCTTTAGTGGCATTAGCAATGATCGCCGCTGAAGCAGGGTTGCGTAAAGTTTCGGTAAGCGGTTTGTCCAGCGCGGTATTTGGATTAATCTTAGGCTTGATTATGGCCAAGCTGGTCGGAGATGCTTTTAGCATTGCTCCTATCGATCCGGTTGTGCTTTCCAGAATCAGGGTGGGGCTGACTTTGGTTTTTTGCTATCTGGGTATGGTCATGGCCCTGCGCGGAAAAGATGAATTTAATGTCATCATTCCTTATGTGCGGCTGCGCCGGCAGGACCAGGCGCAAGATGTGGTGCTTTTAGATACCAGCGTGATTATCGACGGCAGGATTGTGGATCTTTGTAAAACTCGTTTTTTAGGGGGTAAAATTATCATCCCGAAATTCGTGCTGCGGGAATTACAGCAGATCGCCGATTCTACCGATCCGATCAAACGCCAGCGGGGCAGGCGGGGTCTGGAGATACTGAATGTGATCCAAAATGAGCCGGGAATGGATATTACGATCCATGAGCAGGATTTTACCGAGACCACTGAGGTGGATGCAAAACTGGTTTTGTTGGCTAAATTATTGGAAGCCAAAATCTTAACCGTTGATTTTAATTTAAACCGCGTTGCCAGCATCCAGGGGATCAAAGTTTTAAATATAAATGAACTGGCTAACGCTTTAAAACCCGTGGTTTTTCCCGGGGAAGAGATGCGGATCAAGTTGATTAAAGAAGGTAAAGAGCATAACCAGGCGGTGGGTTATCTTGATGACGGGACGATGGTGGTAGTTGAGGATGCCCGCAAGTTACTTGGCCAGGAGGTTAAGGTTGTGGTGACTTCGGTCCTGCAAACTCAGGCCGGCAGGATGATCTTTACCAAGACAGAAAAATAA
- the ispD gene encoding 2-C-methyl-D-erythritol 4-phosphate cytidylyltransferase: protein MVSAIILAAGRGKRLNTPVPKPLVKIGNLPAIVYSLRALNRHLDIAEIIVVVSPGNQQAITNALKKYPFKKIKVFVLGGARRQDSVANGLKEVSVKSDWVLIHDSARPFIDRKSISKVIFAAKKTGAAILGIPVKATIKSVKAGLLVDRTVDRANLWEIQTPQVFKKELIVQAYKKYSKSNVTDDASLVEKLGKKVQVVPGSDENIKITTSVDLLLAGEIARRRL, encoded by the coding sequence ATGGTTAGCGCGATAATCCTGGCAGCTGGACGGGGAAAACGGCTTAATACGCCAGTACCGAAACCTTTAGTAAAAATTGGTAATTTGCCGGCAATAGTTTATTCTCTTAGGGCCTTAAACAGGCATCTGGATATCGCTGAGATTATCGTGGTGGTTAGCCCGGGCAATCAGCAGGCAATTACCAATGCGCTAAAGAAATATCCTTTTAAAAAAATAAAGGTTTTTGTTTTGGGCGGGGCGCGCCGGCAGGATTCGGTAGCTAATGGGCTCAAAGAAGTCAGCGTAAAAAGTGATTGGGTTTTAATCCATGATTCCGCGCGGCCGTTTATTGACCGTAAATCGATTAGCAAGGTTATCTTCGCCGCTAAAAAAACCGGCGCAGCAATATTAGGGATACCGGTTAAAGCAACGATTAAGAGCGTCAAAGCGGGCTTGCTGGTTGATAGGACTGTGGACAGGGCCAATCTCTGGGAGATACAAACTCCACAGGTTTTTAAAAAAGAGCTTATTGTCCAGGCCTATAAAAAATATTCTAAAAGCAATGTTACGGATGACGCTTCTTTGGTTGAGAAATTGGGGAAAAAGGTCCAGGTTGTTCCGGGGAGTGATGAAAATATCAAAATTACGACTAGCGTTGACCTGTTATTGGCCGGGGAGATTGCCAGGAGGCGTTTATGA
- the ispF gene encoding 2-C-methyl-D-erythritol 2,4-cyclodiphosphate synthase, with the protein MMQFKVGIGYDIHRLITGRPLFLGAVEIPYIKGLLGHSDGDALIHALCDALLGALALGDIGEHFPDTDPKYQGIASSKLLEAVKGLVDQSGYQINNLDVVIIAQEPKLVPFKQQMKEKISALLGIGQEIVNIKAKTNEGLDAVGNREAIACYAAASLAKGV; encoded by the coding sequence ATGATGCAATTTAAAGTCGGAATAGGTTATGATATCCACCGTTTAATTACGGGCAGGCCGTTATTTTTAGGCGCTGTGGAGATTCCTTATATTAAAGGACTCTTGGGGCATTCCGACGGTGACGCATTGATCCACGCGCTTTGCGACGCGCTATTGGGTGCCTTAGCGCTTGGCGATATCGGCGAACATTTTCCGGATACGGATCCTAAATATCAGGGTATTGCCAGTAGTAAGCTGCTTGAGGCCGTTAAGGGATTAGTGGACCAGAGCGGTTATCAAATCAATAATCTGGATGTTGTCATTATCGCCCAGGAGCCCAAGCTTGTGCCGTTTAAGCAACAGATGAAAGAAAAGATTTCCGCGCTTCTTGGTATCGGCCAGGAGATTGTAAACATAAAAGCAAAAACAAATGAAGGGCTGGACGCGGTAGGAAATCGGGAGGCAATTGCCTGTTACGCGGCAGCTTCTTTGGCAAAGGGGGTATAA
- the cysE gene encoding serine O-acetyltransferase, which produces MLISVIFYADIRAAQKRDPAAKSFIEVILLYPGLHALIYYRVAHFFYQTHLFFLARLLSQVARFSTGIEIHPGAKIGKRFFIDHGLGVVIGETAIVGDDVLLYQGTTLGGTGIIQGKRHPTVGNNVVIGAGAKVLGNITIGDNSYIGANAVVVKDVPPNSTVVGVPGRITKQDGKKMDVSLDHARMLDPIMQSIEELQDRIKNLEKK; this is translated from the coding sequence ATGCTTATTTCCGTGATTTTTTACGCTGATATTAGGGCGGCGCAGAAAAGGGATCCGGCGGCAAAAAGTTTTATCGAGGTGATTTTGCTTTATCCCGGGCTGCACGCTTTGATTTATTACCGGGTCGCCCATTTCTTCTATCAAACACATTTATTTTTTCTGGCGCGCCTTTTATCCCAGGTTGCCCGGTTTTCTACCGGCATTGAAATCCATCCGGGGGCCAAAATCGGCAAGCGGTTTTTTATCGACCATGGATTAGGCGTGGTGATCGGAGAGACCGCGATTGTCGGAGATGATGTTTTGCTTTATCAGGGCACAACCTTGGGCGGGACCGGAATCATACAGGGAAAACGCCATCCTACTGTCGGCAATAATGTGGTGATCGGGGCCGGCGCAAAAGTTTTAGGCAATATTACCATCGGCGACAATTCTTATATCGGGGCAAACGCGGTAGTGGTCAAAGATGTTCCGCCAAATTCCACGGTCGTCGGTGTTCCCGGAAGGATCACCAAGCAGGACGGTAAAAAAATGGATGTCAGCTTAGACCACGCGCGGATGCTGGACCCGATTATGCAGTCAATCGAAGAGCTGCAGGATAGAATTAAAAATTTGGAAAAGAAGTAG
- the cysS gene encoding cysteine--tRNA ligase, with protein sequence MPIFIYNSLTRKKEEFVPIKAPQVKMYTCGVTVYDACHIGHARSLFIFDLIRRYLKYRGFDVSFTRNITDIDDKIINRANELKVDWQELVSKYIASYNQDLESLGIEKADFEPRATENITDMIEYIKKLVDKGLAYESAGDVYFDVRKFAGYGKLSGQSIDQMETGVRIGPSELKHDPLDFALWKRSKENEPCWPSIFGPGRPGWHIECSVMSQKFLKTETLDIHAGGRDLIFPHHENELAQSESYSGKPFAKYWIHHGLLTINTQKMSKSLGNFITIKDFIAKYHNPELLKFFFLSAHYAHPIDYSDAKIEEARQALQRISIFMDKAKAVKPGLALTLLKRHSKEVAKLKNKFTASLDDDFNTPEALACVFELVNLANKNIGKADLVFSAQVVLKEMLEILGITLKAVRIDTQISEDEIKSKIQSRSDAKKSKDYALADKIRKELEEKGVILEDTKNGATWRRKL encoded by the coding sequence ATGCCTATCTTTATATATAATTCCCTCACCAGAAAAAAAGAAGAGTTTGTTCCGATAAAGGCTCCGCAGGTAAAAATGTATACTTGCGGAGTTACGGTTTATGACGCCTGCCATATTGGCCATGCCCGCAGTTTATTTATTTTCGATTTGATCCGCAGGTATTTAAAATACCGCGGTTTTGACGTGAGTTTTACGCGCAATATCACCGATATCGACGATAAGATAATTAACCGGGCTAATGAGCTTAAAGTTGACTGGCAGGAGTTGGTTAGTAAATATATCGCCAGTTACAATCAGGATCTAGAAAGCCTGGGGATAGAAAAAGCGGATTTTGAGCCGCGGGCAACCGAAAATATTACCGATATGATTGAATATATTAAAAAGCTGGTGGATAAAGGCCTGGCTTATGAATCCGCCGGCGATGTTTATTTTGATGTGCGTAAATTTGCCGGATACGGGAAATTATCCGGCCAAAGCATCGACCAGATGGAGACCGGGGTGAGGATCGGCCCGTCGGAGTTAAAGCATGACCCGTTGGATTTTGCCCTTTGGAAACGCTCTAAGGAAAATGAGCCTTGCTGGCCCAGCATTTTTGGGCCGGGCAGGCCGGGCTGGCATATCGAGTGTTCGGTGATGTCGCAGAAGTTTTTAAAAACCGAAACTTTGGATATCCACGCCGGAGGCAGGGATTTGATTTTTCCGCACCATGAGAATGAATTGGCGCAGAGTGAATCCTATAGCGGTAAGCCATTTGCTAAATATTGGATACACCATGGACTGCTTACGATCAACACGCAAAAGATGTCTAAGTCGCTGGGGAATTTTATCACGATTAAGGATTTTATCGCCAAATACCATAATCCCGAGCTGTTGAAGTTTTTCTTTTTGTCCGCCCACTATGCCCACCCAATCGATTACAGCGACGCAAAAATCGAGGAGGCCAGGCAAGCATTGCAGAGGATTAGTATTTTTATGGATAAGGCCAAGGCAGTCAAGCCGGGTTTGGCGCTAACCCTGTTAAAGAGACATTCTAAAGAGGTGGCTAAGTTAAAAAATAAATTTACCGCTTCTTTAGATGATGATTTTAACACGCCGGAAGCCTTGGCTTGTGTTTTTGAGCTGGTGAACCTGGCGAATAAAAATATCGGGAAGGCGGATCTTGTTTTTAGCGCTCAAGTTGTTTTAAAAGAGATGCTTGAGATCCTCGGCATTACGCTTAAGGCGGTAAGAATCGACACCCAGATCAGCGAAGATGAAATTAAGTCTAAGATTCAGAGTAGGTCGGATGCTAAAAAATCCAAGGACTACGCGCTGGCCGATAAAATCAGAAAAGAGCTGGAAGAAAAAGGGGTAATTCTCGAGGATACCAAGAACGGCGCAACTTGGAGAAGGAAGTTGTAG
- a CDS encoding transposase has product MQLSNPRELGAFIGLVPREHSTGDKISKGSITHMGDVFLRSLLIEASWVIIRKDTRMRQFYDRIRSRHHPHIAARKAIVAVARKLTLIIYRVLKEQRDYIA; this is encoded by the coding sequence ATACAGCTAAGCAACCCCAGAGAGCTGGGGGCGTTTATCGGGCTTGTGCCTCGTGAACATTCCACCGGAGACAAAATATCCAAAGGCTCTATCACCCACATGGGCGATGTTTTCCTGCGCTCTCTGCTGATTGAGGCCAGTTGGGTAATTATCCGTAAGGATACACGTATGCGGCAATTCTATGATCGCATTCGCTCCAGGCATCATCCGCATATTGCCGCTCGCAAGGCCATTGTCGCGGTAGCGCGTAAATTAACCTTGATTATTTATAGGGTCTTGAAAGAACAGCGTGACTATATAGCTTAA
- a CDS encoding PDDEXK nuclease domain-containing protein gives MKNSIGKEYINFLNGIKSRIVTARIQAIRSVNKELIKLYWDIGRTIVERQKKYKWGDAVVERFAFDLAAEFNGRAGFSVQNLWRMRLLYLEYKDSLKLAQLVREIPWGQNIVIMQMVKDIKEREYYIRATAEMGWSRNVLLNQIKAGVYTFYLKQKTHNFPKVLPGYLAEQADESIKSVYNLDFLDITKSLVERELERRLVERIKRFMLELGKGFSFLGDQYRLILGNNEYFVDLLFFNRLLKCLVAVEFKTGKFEPEYAGKIDFYLHLLDEQVKLKDENPSIGIILCAAKDNIVVEYALRSTKKPVGVAEYCLTNKLPKYLARKLPDASALKLSIQEELK, from the coding sequence ATGAAGAATTCGATAGGCAAAGAATATATCAATTTCTTGAATGGAATCAAATCGCGCATTGTTACAGCGCGGATTCAGGCGATTAGGTCGGTCAATAAAGAGCTTATAAAGTTATATTGGGATATCGGCAGAACTATCGTCGAGAGGCAGAAAAAATATAAGTGGGGAGATGCGGTAGTTGAAAGGTTTGCCTTTGATTTAGCCGCAGAATTTAATGGTAGGGCGGGTTTTTCCGTGCAAAATTTATGGCGGATGAGGCTTTTATATCTTGAGTACAAAGATAGCCTGAAACTCGCACAGCTTGTGCGAGAAATTCCCTGGGGACAAAATATTGTCATAATGCAGATGGTTAAAGATATCAAAGAGCGAGAGTATTATATTCGCGCTACAGCGGAAATGGGATGGAGCCGCAATGTGCTTCTCAACCAGATAAAAGCCGGAGTTTATACCTTCTACTTGAAACAGAAAACCCATAATTTTCCTAAAGTCCTTCCCGGCTATCTTGCTGAACAGGCAGATGAATCCATAAAAAGCGTTTATAACCTTGATTTTCTTGATATCACAAAATCATTGGTTGAACGGGAGTTAGAGCGCCGCCTTGTTGAAAGAATTAAGCGCTTTATGCTTGAACTGGGTAAAGGATTTTCATTTCTTGGTGATCAATACCGCCTAATATTGGGGAATAATGAATATTTTGTTGATCTTTTATTTTTTAACCGTCTATTAAAATGCCTTGTGGCAGTTGAGTTTAAAACCGGTAAGTTTGAGCCCGAATATGCCGGGAAGATAGATTTTTATCTTCACCTATTGGATGAACAAGTAAAACTGAAAGATGAAAATCCGTCAATAGGCATTATTCTATGCGCGGCTAAAGACAATATTGTGGTTGAGTATGCTTTGCGTAGTACCAAAAAGCCCGTGGGGGTTGCCGAATACTGTCTTACGAATAAACTGCCTAAATATTTGGCCAGAAAACTTCCTGATGCCAGCGCGTTGAAATTATCGATACAAGAGGAATTGAAGTAG
- a CDS encoding phage holin family protein, protein MHFLVRWGINALSIFIVAHIVRGIEVSSTATVLVIALVLGIINAFLRPLIILVTLPINIITLGVFTLFINGALFLLVSKIVKGFVITGFWTAFWGYILFSIISFLLSLLVFSV, encoded by the coding sequence ATGCACTTCTTGGTAAGATGGGGAATTAACGCGCTGTCGATTTTTATTGTCGCGCACATTGTCAGGGGCATCGAGGTTTCAAGTACCGCCACTGTCCTGGTGATTGCTTTGGTCTTGGGGATCATTAACGCTTTCTTGAGGCCTTTGATTATTCTGGTTACGCTGCCGATCAATATTATTACCTTAGGGGTATTTACCCTTTTTATCAACGGAGCTCTTTTCCTTTTGGTGTCTAAGATTGTCAAAGGTTTCGTGATTACGGGTTTCTGGACAGCTTTCTGGGGGTATATCCTTTTTAGCATCATTAGTTTCTTGTTAAGCCTGTTAGTTTTTTCTGTTTAA
- a CDS encoding patatin-like phospholipase family protein → MLYHFKNLVFEGGGVKGMAYSGAMEILAEKGILQKIERVGGTSAGAINSVLVGLNYSVDDMKEVLWKLNFNDLMDNQWGIIEGLPRLAGKYGWYKGDFFRKWIGEIIRRKTGSSEASFADISAQKEQKGFKDLYVIGTNLSTHFSEVFSNEKTPDMPVADAVRISMSIPLFFASKRAGRRRDVYVDGGVLANYPVKLFDREKYVQENKRSTDYYEAHNKKLKEQGIKISKYVYNQETLGFRLDSREEIGVFRDQKEPAHHKIKSFVAYAKGLVQTIIDHQLNLHLHSDDWQRTIYIDASAAKTTEFYLSDEKKAALVEAGRKGAREYFEWFDKGNSINKVVATL, encoded by the coding sequence ATGCTTTATCATTTTAAAAATCTGGTTTTTGAAGGCGGGGGCGTTAAGGGGATGGCGTATTCCGGGGCGATGGAGATATTGGCTGAGAAAGGCATCTTGCAGAAAATCGAGCGGGTGGGAGGGACATCGGCCGGGGCGATTAATTCCGTTTTAGTCGGTTTGAATTATTCGGTTGATGATATGAAAGAAGTCCTTTGGAAGCTAAACTTTAATGATTTAATGGATAACCAGTGGGGGATAATCGAAGGCCTGCCGAGGCTGGCGGGAAAATACGGCTGGTATAAAGGGGATTTTTTCAGGAAGTGGATTGGAGAAATAATCCGCAGGAAAACCGGAAGCAGTGAGGCGAGTTTTGCCGATATCTCCGCGCAGAAAGAGCAAAAGGGGTTTAAGGATTTGTATGTTATCGGGACGAATCTTTCCACGCATTTTAGCGAGGTTTTTTCAAATGAAAAGACACCAGATATGCCGGTTGCCGATGCTGTGAGGATCTCTATGTCGATCCCGTTGTTTTTCGCGAGCAAACGCGCAGGCAGGCGCAGGGATGTTTATGTTGACGGGGGAGTTTTGGCCAATTACCCGGTTAAACTTTTTGACCGTGAAAAATACGTTCAAGAGAACAAAAGAAGCACGGATTATTATGAGGCGCATAATAAGAAGCTGAAAGAGCAGGGGATTAAGATCAGTAAGTACGTTTACAACCAGGAAACACTGGGATTCAGGCTGGATTCTCGGGAGGAAATTGGTGTCTTCCGCGACCAAAAAGAACCGGCGCACCATAAAATCAAGAGTTTTGTCGCTTACGCCAAAGGGTTAGTCCAGACGATAATCGACCATCAGCTTAATCTGCATCTGCACAGTGATGATTGGCAGAGGACGATTTATATCGATGCTTCGGCGGCCAAGACAACGGAGTTTTACTTGTCAGATGAGAAAAAGGCGGCCTTGGTTGAAGCCGGCCGCAAAGGCGCCAGAGAATATTTTGAGTGGTTTGATAAGGGGAATTCCATTAATAAGGTAGTTGCTACTCTTTAA
- the tmk gene encoding dTMP kinase, with product MRGKFITFEGSEGCGKSTQSKMLFGYLKAKGLKAIYLREPGGVKVSEMIREILLNPKNKISPAAETLLYMAARAQVVEEIIKPALIAGRIVVCDRFMDSTIAYQGYGLGIDIKLIKVIGNFATQGIAPDLTIFLDLPIKSGLKHRDNCKDRIEQRSVSYHEKVRRGYLALAKNEPRRIKIVKVQEDKFKTQEKIREIVNALG from the coding sequence ATGAGAGGAAAATTTATTACATTTGAAGGGTCTGAAGGTTGCGGGAAGAGCACGCAGTCGAAGATGCTTTTTGGGTATCTTAAGGCCAAGGGGTTAAAGGCAATTTATCTGCGTGAGCCTGGCGGCGTCAAGGTAAGCGAGATGATTAGAGAGATATTGCTTAATCCTAAGAACAAGATATCGCCGGCGGCTGAGACTTTACTTTATATGGCTGCCCGCGCCCAGGTGGTTGAAGAGATTATTAAACCCGCGCTGATTGCCGGAAGAATAGTTGTCTGCGACCGGTTCATGGATTCGACGATTGCTTATCAAGGTTATGGTTTAGGCATCGATATCAAACTGATTAAAGTTATTGGTAATTTTGCCACCCAAGGCATCGCGCCGGATCTGACCATTTTTTTAGACCTGCCGATTAAAAGCGGGCTGAAACATCGGGATAACTGCAAGGACCGCATCGAGCAGCGCTCGGTTAGTTATCATGAAAAGGTAAGAAGAGGTTATCTTGCGCTGGCCAAGAATGAACCGCGAAGGATTAAAATCGTCAAAGTCCAGGAAGATAAATTTAAGACGCAAGAGAAGATCAGGGAGATCGTCAATGCGCTTGGCTGA
- the holB gene encoding DNA polymerase III subunit delta' — protein sequence MRLADILGHQKPLAIINAYIQGSGFSGGFIFSGPEGIGKRMVAKMAAQKLNCTAQTDKPCGLCDSCRKIENSGHPDLHIIENGEAQIKIEDIRGILREASFKPYEGAMKVFIIDNAHKLNTEAANSLLKILEEPPKSTLIILITHKPQNIIKTVLSRCRMIKFPSLVRAELEEVLIKNYSLDKLSAHFLAYYAEGRLGLALKLKDSLQLREKNKIFDSFVLSAKPLDRNLMGQTKEQLRFSLNILASWFRDLYLLKAGLRDKEIIHLDRQEDLLKLIPKYSFKQLDDIMATISESTLYLERNINSKLLLHNLGAQLWKA from the coding sequence ATGCGCTTGGCTGATATTTTAGGGCACCAAAAACCTTTAGCGATAATTAACGCTTATATCCAAGGCTCCGGTTTTTCCGGAGGATTTATTTTTAGCGGGCCGGAGGGGATCGGCAAGCGGATGGTCGCTAAAATGGCTGCCCAAAAATTAAACTGTACGGCTCAAACTGATAAACCCTGCGGCCTCTGTGATTCCTGCCGCAAGATCGAAAATTCAGGGCATCCGGATTTGCATATTATCGAAAACGGCGAAGCGCAAATAAAGATCGAAGATATCCGCGGTATTTTGCGGGAGGCAAGTTTTAAGCCGTATGAAGGGGCAATGAAGGTTTTTATTATCGATAACGCCCATAAGCTTAATACTGAAGCGGCAAACTCTTTGCTGAAAATCCTGGAGGAGCCGCCTAAGAGCACGTTGATTATTTTAATCACGCATAAACCGCAGAATATTATCAAGACTGTGCTTAGCCGTTGCAGGATGATCAAATTTCCTTCTTTGGTCAGGGCGGAACTTGAAGAGGTTTTGATTAAAAATTATTCATTGGATAAGCTGAGCGCGCATTTTCTGGCCTATTATGCCGAAGGCAGATTAGGCTTGGCTTTGAAGCTCAAGGATTCTTTGCAATTGCGGGAGAAGAACAAAATATTCGATTCTTTTGTGTTGTCCGCAAAGCCGCTGGATCGAAATTTAATGGGGCAAACTAAAGAGCAGCTGCGCTTTTCCTTAAATATTCTTGCTTCCTGGTTCAGGGATCTGTATCTGCTGAAAGCAGGATTGCGGGATAAAGAAATAATCCATTTAGACCGCCAGGAGGATTTATTAAAATTAATACCTAAATATTCATTTAAGCAGCTTGACGATATTATGGCTACGATCTCAGAGAGCACCTTGTATTTGGAAAGAAATATTAACAGCAAATTACTTTTGCACAACTTAGGAGCGCAACTATGGAAGGCATGA
- a CDS encoding stage 0 sporulation family protein — translation MEGMILVQLRNSGMVQLYQAGNLVLKAGDCVIVEHDRGLDYGSVVLPGHARCCAVEEGGAKEPPKKIIRLARESDLKQIEDNVIKAKEAYRVCEKKILEHKLDMKLVKAEYSFDRTKILFYFTSDGRVDFRNLVKDLAKMFKARIELRQIGVRDEARLFGGYGSCGRELCCKKFLKDFEPVTIKMAKEEGLPLNPPKISGLCGRLMCCLSYEYETYKLLSKGLPHEGEHVSTPQGKGKVININVFKRVVTVELEEGGYLEVSYKEKEHGK, via the coding sequence ATGGAAGGCATGATTTTAGTCCAACTGAGGAATTCCGGCATGGTCCAGCTTTATCAGGCGGGAAATTTAGTTTTAAAAGCCGGGGATTGCGTGATTGTCGAGCATGACCGGGGTTTGGATTACGGAAGCGTGGTTTTGCCGGGGCATGCCCGCTGCTGCGCCGTCGAAGAAGGCGGCGCAAAAGAGCCGCCGAAAAAGATAATCCGCCTGGCCAGGGAAAGCGACTTAAAACAGATCGAAGATAACGTGATCAAAGCTAAGGAAGCGTATAGGGTTTGCGAGAAAAAGATCCTGGAGCATAAATTGGATATGAAGCTGGTTAAGGCGGAGTATTCTTTTGACCGGACCAAAATTTTATTTTACTTTACCTCCGACGGCAGGGTGGATTTTCGTAACCTGGTAAAGGATTTGGCGAAAATGTTTAAGGCGCGCATTGAATTAAGGCAGATCGGGGTCAGGGATGAGGCCCGGCTTTTTGGCGGATATGGCTCATGCGGCCGCGAGCTTTGCTGCAAAAAATTCCTGAAAGATTTTGAGCCGGTAACCATCAAAATGGCCAAGGAAGAAGGCCTGCCGTTAAACCCTCCTAAAATTTCCGGTTTATGCGGGCGCCTGATGTGTTGCCTTTCGTATGAATATGAAACTTATAAGCTGCTTTCAAAAGGCCTGCCGCACGAAGGGGAGCATGTTAGCACCCCGCAGGGCAAAGGCAAGGTGATCAACATTAATGTTTTTAAACGGGTAGTCACTGTCGAACTGGAAGAAGGCGGATACCTCGAGGTAAGTTATAAAGAAAAAGAGCATGGCAAATAA